From the Mycobacteriales bacterium genome, the window GCCTCCGGTGCGAGCCTTCAGGGAGACCTCGACCAGCGGGAGCGCGAGCACCGCGGTGGCGGCGAGCTCCTTCGCGGTCGGGGGCCGGGTGTGCGCGGAGCGACCGGGCGCGACCGCCTCGACGACGGCTGCCAGCGCGGCCCGCTTGTCGGCCTCGTCGGTCACCGGCACCGCGGTGCCGTGGACGACGACGCTGCGGTAGTTGAGCGAGTGGTGCATCGCGGAGCGGGCGAAGACCAGGCCGTCGACGTGGGTCACGGTCACGCACACGTCGAGGCCGTCGGGTGAGGCGGAGCGCAGGGCGCGAGCCCCGGTCGAGCCGTGCAGGTAGAGCACCTCGCCGGAGCGGACGTAGAGCTGCGGGAGCACCACGGGTCGCCCGTCGACGACGAAGCCCACGTGGCAGTGGAAGCCGGCGTCCAACACGGCGTGGACGGCGGCGCGGTCGTGGCTGACGCGCTCCGCCTTGCGGGTCGGTCGGGTGCGGGCGGTTGCGTCGTACTCCGGGATCACCCGCCCAGTGTCGCTCAGCCGCGGACGGCGCGGCGGTCAGCTCAGGGCGACGAGCTCGCGCGGGTCGATGCCCTCGAGCGCCGCGTCGACGGTGTCGGCCGCGGTGTCGACCGCACCTGCGGCGTCCGGGACGGTGAGGTCCGCGACCGCCTGCTCCCAGGTCTCCTTCGTCTCCTGCAGGGTGCTGATGGCGGTGTCCATCGCCTGCCCGGGAAGGGCGCCGGCGGTGTCGGCTGCACTCTCGGTGGCGGCCTGCGCGTCGTGGCCGGCTTCGCGGACCGTCGACGTCGCGGTGCCCGCGGCGGTGTCGGCCACCTGCTCGGCGGTCTCACGGGTCTCGTCGACGGTGGTCCGGGTCTCCGCGACCTTGCGGTCGACGGTGCGCTTGAGGAACGACAGCGCGTCGCCGAGCGCCTTGCCGGTGGCGTCGACCAGCCGACCGGCGGCGGCCACGACGTCGTCGACGTCGGTGGCGTCGGACACCGTGGCGAGCGCGGTCCGCTCGGTGGCGGCGACGGTCGCGTCGGCGGTGCGGCCGGTCGTGACGAGCTGGCTGCTCGTGGGGCGGAGCTGCTGGGCGATCGCGTTCCCGGTCGCGAGGCCGGTGCCGCGCAATGTCGCGTCGACGGCCTGCGTGGCGGTCGCGGCCGTGCCACCGACCGAGGGCCGGTCGATGACGGCTGCGCTCGCGGCCCCGGCGGCGCCGATCACCGCGGCGGTGACGGTGAGGCCGGCGGCTACCTCGCGCAGGCCGTGTCCCTCCACGTCCGCCAGGTCCTCGACGGACGGGGTGACTGTGGTGGTGGTGTCGTTCTCGGACATCGGTGCTCCTGTGGCTGGGTGCCGGGCGAGGGGTGCCGGGCAGGTGTCAGCAGGG encodes:
- a CDS encoding pyridoxamine 5'-phosphate oxidase family protein — translated: MIPEYDATARTRPTRKAERVSHDRAAVHAVLDAGFHCHVGFVVDGRPVVLPQLYVRSGEVLYLHGSTGARALRSASPDGLDVCVTVTHVDGLVFARSAMHHSLNYRSVVVHGTAVPVTDEADKRAALAAVVEAVAPGRSAHTRPPTAKELAATAVLALPLVEVSLKARTGGPMDDEADLALGHWAGVLPLHLVAGEPVAALGIEDDAPAHVLNALDR